One Aegilops tauschii subsp. strangulata cultivar AL8/78 chromosome 7, Aet v6.0, whole genome shotgun sequence genomic window carries:
- the LOC109749040 gene encoding 2'-deoxymugineic-acid 2'-dioxygenase, translating to MSVKHFGYIAFVSSPELLCSPAHLPVPSSQDFQIKQRAMANLLSSAPIHASLPDCFVFPPDQRPPASSQAVSLPVIDLSRGRDEVRRAVLDAGKELGFFQVVNHGVSAEAIRDMEAVCAEFFRLPAEEKAAFYSEDTDKPNRLFSSTTYELGDEKYWRDCLRLACGSPVGDTKNNWPDKPKKLREVVEKFVEPTRGVGMELLRLLCEGMGLRPDYFEGDLTGGDVIINVNHYPPCPAPGLTLGLPPHCDRNLITLLLQSTVPGLQVSYKGDWINVESVPNAFVVNFGHLLEIATNGVLKSIEHRAMTNAALARTSVATFIMPAADIPIGPAEELVGEGNPPRYRTVTFDEFMRVYKTVGARRESVEKAFKL from the exons ATGTCCGTGAAGCATTTCGGATACATCGCATTTGTCTCCTCTCCCGAGCTCCTGTGCTCCCCTGCTCACCTACCAGTCCCGTCTTCCCAAGATTTCCAGATCAAGCAGAGAGCCATGGCGAACCTCCTCTCCTCGGCCCCGATCCACGCGTCGCTCCCGGACTGCTTCGTCTTCCCGCCCGATCAGCGCCCGCCGGCCTCCTCTCAGGCCGTCTCCCTCCCGGTCATCGACCTCTCTCGCGGCCGCGACGAGGTCCGCCGCGCCGTCCTCGACGCCGGCAAGGAGCTCGGGTTCTTCCAG GTGGTCAACCACGGCGTCTCTGCGGAGGCGATACGGGACATGGAGGCGGTGTGCGCGGAGTTCTTCCGGCTCCCTGCGGAGGAGAAGGCGGCCTTCTACTCGGAGGACACGGACAAGCCCAACCGGCTCTTCTCCAGCACCACCTACGAGCTCGGCGATGAGAAGTACTGGCGGGACTGCCTCCGCCTCGCTTGCGGCTCGCCCGTCGGCGACACCAAGAACAACTGGCCCGACAAGCCCAAAAAGCTCCG CGAGGTGGTGGAGAAGTTCGTGGAGCCGACGAGAGGCGTGGGGATGGAGCTGCTGCGGCTGCTGTGCGAGGGCATGGGGCTCCGTCCGGACTACTTCGAAGGGGACCTCACCGGCGGCGACGTGATCATCAACGTTAACCACTACCCGCCGTGCCCTGCCCCGGGCCTGACGCTCGGCCTGCCGCCCCACTGCGACCGGAACCTCATCACTCTCCTGCTCCAGAGCACCGTGCCCGGCCTCCAGGTCTCCTACAAGGGCGACTGGATCAACGTCGAGTCCGTGCCCAACGCCTTCGTCGTCAACTTCGGCCACCTGCTCGAG ATTGCGACCAACGGGGTTTTGAAGAGCATCGAGCACCGGGCGATGACCAACGCCGCGCTGGCACGGACGTCGGTGGCGACGTTCATCATGCCGGCCGCGGACATCCCCATCGGCCCAGCGGAGGAGCTCGTCGGCGAGGGCAACCCGCCGCGCTACCGCACTGTCACTTTCGACGAGTTCATGCGCGTGTACAAGACCGtcggcgcgcggagggagagcGTGGAGAAGGCCTTCAAGCTTTAG